The Miscanthus floridulus cultivar M001 chromosome 7, ASM1932011v1, whole genome shotgun sequence genome includes a region encoding these proteins:
- the LOC136467237 gene encoding serine/threonine-protein kinase AFC2-like, which produces MECIAEMPRAPLDSRPRKRQRLGWDVGPAEMYQVTRPRLGWDVGPAEMYQLGLCGQEVVNALSAAALGLSSGCVSSQVNQEQPRDGSPPLREDDKDGHYVFAVGDNLTSRYKINAKMGEGTFGQVLECWDKERKEMVAIKIIRGIKKYRDAAMIEIGMLEQLGKYDESRSSCVQIRNWFDYRNHICIVFERLGPSLYDFLKKNNYRSFPIALVREIAKQLLECIAFMHELRLIHTDLKPENILLVSPEYIKVPDYKVSSRSPKEGSYYKRLPKSSAIKVIDFGSTTYDQQDQSYVVSTRHYRAPEVILGLGWSCPCDIWSVGCILVELCTGEALFQTHENLEHLAMMERVLGPLPYHMLKRADRHSDKYIRKGRLNWPEGCTSRESMKAVMKLSRLKNLVMQNVDQAAGDLIDLLQVLLKYDPADRLTAQEALRHPFFTEGFGRR; this is translated from the exons ATGGAGTGCATCGCCGAGATGCCCCGCGCGCCGCTGGACAGCCGCCCGCGCAAGCGGCAGCGGCTCGGGTGGGACGTCGGCCCCGCCGAGATGTACCAGGTTACGCGGCCGCGGCTCGGCTGGGACGTCGGCCCCGCCGAGATGTATCAG TTAGGACTTTGTGGACAAGAAGTTGTGAATGCCCTCAGCGCTGCAGCGTTGGGCCTCTCTTCAGGCTGTGTTTCTTCTCAAGTCAACCAAGAGCAGCCTCGTGATGGTTCCCCTCCTCTGAGGGAAGATGACAAGGATGGGCATTATGTTTTTGCTGTTGGAGATAACCTCACATCTCGCT ATAAGATCAATGCAAAAATGGGAGAAG GTACCTTTGGTCAGGTCTTGGAATGTTGGGATAAGGAAAGGAAAGAAATGGTGGCTATCaagatcatcaggggcattaAGAAGTACAGGGATGCCGCAATGATTGAAATTGGCATGCTTGAGCAGCTTGGTAAATATGATGAAAGTCGATCCAG TTGTGTTCAAATTCGGAACTGGTTTGACTATCGTAACCATATCTGTATT GTCTTTGAGAGGCTTGGACCAAGCTTATATGATTTTCTGAAGAAAAACAATTACCGCTCATTCCCAATTGCCCTAGTTCGGGAGATTGCCAAACAACTGTTGGAATGTATAGCAT TTATGCATGAATTGCGCCTCATACACACTGATTTAAAGCCTGAGAACATTCTCCTTGTTTCTCCGGAGTACATTAAAGTGCCCGATTACAAA GTTTCATCCCGATCCCCAAAGGAGGGGTCCTATTACAAGCGGTTGCCCAAGTCTAGTGCTATTAAGGTAATTGATTTTGGTAGCACTACCTATGATCAGCAGGATCAGAGTTATGTGGTATCGACGAGGCACTATCGGGCTCCAGAAGTTATATTGG GACTTGGATGGAGTTGCCCATGTGATATCTGGAGTGTTGGTTGTATTCTTGTTGAGCTTTGCACG GGTGAGGCGTTATTCCAGACTCATGAAAACTTGGAACATCTGGCTATGATGGAGAGGGTTCTTGGACCTTTGCCGTACCATATGCTTAAGAGGGCAGA TCGGCACTCTGACAAATACATCAGAAAAGGACGCCTGAATTGGCCTGAGGGTTGCACTTCGCGGGAGAGCATGAAAGCTGTGATGAAATTGTCCAGGCTTAAG AATCTGGTGATGCAAAATGTGGATCAGGCTGCAGGAGATTTAATTGACCTTCTGCAAGTGCTGCTGAAGTATGATCCAGCAGACCGATTAACAGCACAAGAGGCATTGAGGCATCCCTTCTTCACCGAAGGGTTTGGGCGAAGATGA